In Pyricularia oryzae 70-15 chromosome 2, whole genome shotgun sequence, one genomic interval encodes:
- a CDS encoding polyamine acetyltransferase produces the protein MPRPLAIPDSSDDEGAVDMDEDVDEGFAALQRSLSHKRREEESNTSPIQKILPFTFAPNIGPLGISDLDSCVALENAAFPAHHRATRDKLEYRLTACPELCLGLYCTVVPSKAKAFDIETLPMAKPVETDRENGAVSVLLAHIIATGSQSSVTTDSDMDYPKDWKTAGFRESKVGHRESSRTVAIHSLAVVSRLQGCGLGKLILKAYLQQINNSGIADRVVLICEDHLVAYYKRFGFKHIGASKCEFGGGGWHDMVFELAGPPKIGQI, from the exons ATGCCACGTCCTTTAGCGATACCGGACAGCTCTGACGATGAGGGTGCTGTGGACATGGATGAAGATGTTGATGAAGGTTTTGCCGCGCTTCAAAGAAGCCTCAGTCACAAGCGGCGCGAAGAGGAGAGCAACACTTCGCCAATTCAGAAGATCTTGCCGTTCACTTTTGCCCCCAACATTGGACCCCTTGGCATATCCGATCTTGATTCCTGCGTTGCGTTGGAAAATGCAGCATTTCCAGCGCATCATCGCGCCACAAGAGACAAG CTCGAGTACCGACTTACAGCCTGTCCCGAGCTGTGCCTGGGCCTTTACTGCACTGTCGTTCCCAGCAAAGCCAAGGCTTTCGACATCGAGACTCTTCCCATGGCGAAACCAGTGGAGACGGATAGGGAAAACGGCGCTGTCAGCGTGTTGCTCGCCCATATCATTGCGACCGGATCACAGTCCAGTGTTACCACGGATAGTGATATGGATTATCCAAAAGACTGGAAGACAGCCGGCTTTAGAGAATCCAAAGTTGGACATCGGGAAAGCAGCCGGACGGTGGCCATCCACTCTTTAGCGGTTGTGTCTCGACTGCAAGGCTGCGGTCTCGGCAAGCTGATACTGAAGGCATATTTGCAGCAGATCAACAACTCTGGTATTGCAGACAGGGTTGTACTTATTTGCGAGGAT CACCTTGTTGCATACTACAAGCGATTTGGGTTCAAGCATATCGGCGCAAGCAAATGCGAATTCGGAGGTGGAGGCTGGCATGATATG GTATTTGAACTGGCCGGGCCGCCCAAGATCGGTCAAATCTAA
- a CDS encoding orotate phosphoribosyltransferase, with the protein MADQTLAPYKADFLKASIDGGVLKFGTFELKSKRISPYFFNAGNFHRGSLSVSIANAYAKAIIEAREQTALHFDILFGPAYKGIPLATGTLNRLCELDPAHYADVSWSFDRKEAKDHGEGGNIVGAALKGKKVLIVDDVISAGTAKREAIAKIRQEGGEVVGIVVAVDRMEKLPSPDGDDSKPMPSALGALKKEYGLPIIAILTLDDIIAGMKSFATEDDIRRTEEYRIQIRT; encoded by the exons atggccgACCAAACTCTAGCGCCTTACAAGGCGGACTTTCTCAAGGCGTCCATTGATGGCGGGGTACTCAAATTTGGCACTTTTGAGCTCAAGTCGAAGCGCATAAGCCCATACTTTTTCAACGCCGGCAACTTCCATCGCGGTTCGCTCTCCGTTTCGATCGCAAACGCATACGCCAAGGCCATAATAGAGGCTCGCGAGCAGACCGCACTTCACTTTGACATACTCTTCGGCCCCGCCTACAAGGGAATTCCCCTGGCCACGGGGACGCTCAACAGGCTCTGTGAGCTCGACCCGGCGCACTACGCCGACGTGAGCTGGTCGTTTGATCGCAAGGAGGCTAAGGATCACGGCGAGGGCGGCAACATTGTCGGCGCGGCgctcaagggcaagaaggtcCTGATCGTCGACGACGTCATCAGCGCGGGCACGGCCAAGCGCGAGGCCATCGCAAAGATCCGCCAGGAGGGCGGCGAGGTCGTCGGCATAgtcgtcgccgtcgaccGTATGGAAAAGCTGCCGTCGCCTGACGGAGACGACAGCAAGCCGATGCCCAGCGCCCTCGGAGCCCTGAAGAAGGAGTACGGCCTGCCCATCATTGCCATCCTCACcctcgacgacatcatcgctGGCATGAAGAGCTTTGCTACGGAGGACGACATCCGGAGGACTGAGGAGTACAGGA TTCAGATCCGCACTTAA
- a CDS encoding nucleolar GTP-binding protein 1 — protein sequence MKTTWKDIPPVPTSQEFLDIVLSRTQRRLPTQIRAGFKISRIRGFYTRKVKFTQETFSEKFEAILSSFPRILDLHPFHKDLLNTLYDADHFKVALGQVSTAKHLIETISRDYVRLLKYGQSLYQCRQLKVAALGRMATICKKLKDSLVYLDQVRQHLGRLPSIDPTTRTLLIAGFPNVGKSSFLKSVTRADVDVQPYAFTTKSLFVGHLDYKYLKFQVIDTPGILDHPLDEMNTIEMQSITAIAHLRSVILYFMDLSEQCGYTVQAQMQLFRSIKPLFANKIVFIVVNKIDVMKPEDLDAKLQEELQALLKSDGVEMLQLSCNTQEGVQAVKNAACEKLIAERVAQKLKAGTTSSGAAGGRLADVMARIHVAQPMGGSQLETFVPEGIKQLKKYDKADPERRLLARDIEEMNGGAGVFNVDLREKWILDNPEWKYDKIPEVFDGKNVYDYVDPEIEAKLAALEAEEEKLEAEGYYNSDEEIVDDEEEEVMAKAELIREKQSMIRNEAKMKKSLKNRAIIPRKATKKSLVQMEDALDQLGVDTTDITARARAQSRPRGRSLTRSRMGTEDIDSMDIDGRAKTPRERLRSKSRARSQPATDRRNDGVADESVRTAAERQAKLSQRKMNRMARQGEADRHATASIAKHLFSGKRGMGKTQRR from the exons ATGAAGACCACCTGGAAGGATATTCCCCCGGTACCGACGTCTCAGGAGTTTCTGGACATTGTGCTCAGCCGAACGCAGCGCCGACTGCCAACCCAGATCCGTGCCGGCTTCAAGATCAGCCGTATTAGAGGTTTCTACACGCGCAAGGTCAAATTCACACAGGAGAC CTTCTCCGAAAAGTTCGAGGCCATCCTCTCGTCGTTCCCCCGAATTCTCGATCTGCATCCTTTCCACAAGGATCTTCTTAACACACTCTACGATGCCGACCACTTCAAGGTTGCCCTCGGTCAGGTTTCGACCGCGAAGCACCTGATTGAGACCATCTCGAGAGACTATGTCCGTCTTCTCAAGTACGGCCAGTCGCTGTACCAGTGCAGGCAGTTGAAGGTCGCCGCTCTGGGTCGTATGGCGACCATCTGCAAGAAATTGAAGGATTCTCTGGTCTACTTGGACCAGGTCCGCCAACA TCTCGGTCGTCTCCCCTCTATCGACCCCACCACTCGTACGCTTCTTATCGCTGGTTTTCCCAATGTCGGAAAGTCTTCTTTCCTCAAGAGTGTGACAAGGGCGGATGTGGATGTCCAGCCTTATGCCTTCA CGACCAAGAGCCTTTTTGTGGGTCATCTCGATTACAAGTACCTCAAGTTCCAAGTTATTGATACCCCTGGAATTCTCGATCATCCTCTGGATGAGATG AACACTATCGAGATGCAAAGTATCACGGCTATTGCGCACTTGCGCTCAGTCATTCTCTACTTCATGGACCTGTCGGAGCAGTGCGGATACACCGTTCAGGCCCAAATGCAACTATTCAGGAGTATCAAGCCACTTTTCGCAAACAAGATTGTCTTCATTGTCGTCAACAAGATCGACGTGATGAAGCCTGAGGACCTTGATGCCAAGCTCCAGGAAGAGCTCCAAGCTCTGCTCAAGTCTGACGGTGTTGAGATGCTGCAGCTGTCATGCAATACTCAGGAGGGAGTCCAGGCTGTTAAGAATGCGGCATGCGAGAAGCTCATTGCCGAAAGAGTGGCACAGAAGCTGAAGGCGGGCACAACGTCGAGCGGTGCTGCGGGAGGCCGTCTTGCCGATGTTATGGCAAGAATCCATGTTGCCCAGCCCATGGGCGGCTCGCAACTCGAGACCTTTGTTCCCGAGGGTATCAAGCAGCTGAAGAAGTACGATAAGGCGGACCCAGAGAGGAGGCTGTTGGCACGTGACATTGAGGAGATGAACGGCGGTGCCGGTGTCTTCAATGTGGACCTTCGAGAGAAGTGGATCCTGGACAACCCGGAATGGAAGTACGACAAGATCCCCGAGGTCTTCGATGGCAAGAACGTTTACGACTACGTCGACCCAGAAATCGAGGCCAAGCTGGCAGCGttggaggccgaggaggagaagctTGAGGCCGAGGGCTACTACAACTCGGACGAGGAGAtcgtcgacgacgaggaggaagaggtcatggccaaggccgagctCATCCGCGAGAAACAGTCGATGATCCGCAACGAGGCCAAGATGAAGAAATCGCTCAAGAACAGGGCGATAATACCACGCAAGGCGACCAAGAAGTCTCTGGTGCAAATGGAGGACGCTCTGGACCAACTTGGTGTCGATACTACGGACATCACTGCCCGTGCTCGCGCCCAGTCTCGTCCCAGAGGCCGGTCGCTGACCCGCAGCCGTATGGGCACTGAGGATATCGATTCCATGGACATTGACGGTCGTGCCAAGACTCCTCGCGAGCGCCTGCGGTCCAAGAGCAGAGCCCGCAGCCAGCCGGCGACGGACCGCAGGAACGATGGTGTTGCGGACGAGTCGGTGCGGACTGCTGCCGAGAGACAAGCGAAGCTGTCACAGCGCAAGATGAACAGGATGGCAAGGCAAGGAGAGGCCGACAGGCATGCCACAGCATCCATCGCCAAGCATTTG TTTTCTGGAAAGCGCGGTATGGGCAAGACCCAGCGCCGTTAA